The nucleotide sequence GTGCAGAAAGGCTTTTGGGACGTAAGAGAATATTGTCTATGGCGAGCAGGATATAAATCGGAGGTATCTGGCAAAAAAGGAGTTTTGGAAGTTCACCATATAGTTCCAAGAAGCGGAGGTGGGACGGACAATCCTTCAAACCTGATAGTCTTAACAGCACAAGAGCACAAAGCAATACATGAGGGCAGGTTGAAGATACCAAAGAGCAAGATAGAGAAGGTAAGAATTCTCAAAGATGCGAGTCACGTATCGACAATAGGCTGGCATATAGTTAATGAGCTAAAGGAACTGTACGAGGATGTCAGAGTTACATACGGTAGTATCACCAAAGCAAAGAGAAGTGAGTTTGGATTGGAAAAGACGCACCGAAATGATGCATATGTCATAGCGGGAGGGACAGTTCAGAAGAGAGCGAAAGAATGGTATTTTGGTAAGTTTTTCAGAAGACAAAATAGGTCGTTTCATAAAGTCAATCCAATCAAAGGTGGTATAAGACCAGCTAATACAATAAAAGAGGCATATGGCTTTAGGCGGTATGACAAAGTAGAATGTGAAGGCAAAGAAGGAATCATAGCAGGAATAAGAAGCAGTGGATATTTTGTAATAAGAAGTCTTTCAGGGGAAAGAATACACGATAGTGGGAGATACAACAAACTAAAACTTTTGGAGAAATCAAAAACGGTGATGTTTGAAAGGAGGAAAGCGGCTCTCTCCTCACACGACTAAAGTTGCGTGTCTCCGAGAGCCAAGGACGATGAAAGTACAAAAATTGGAATTAGATAGAAAAACCTCGAACAAAATCTCATCTTACATAATCGCTGTACTTTTTCTG is from Fervidobacterium gondwanense DSM 13020 and encodes:
- a CDS encoding HNH endonuclease encodes the protein MQKGFWDVREYCLWRAGYKSEVSGKKGVLEVHHIVPRSGGGTDNPSNLIVLTAQEHKAIHEGRLKIPKSKIEKVRILKDASHVSTIGWHIVNELKELYEDVRVTYGSITKAKRSEFGLEKTHRNDAYVIAGGTVQKRAKEWYFGKFFRRQNRSFHKVNPIKGGIRPANTIKEAYGFRRYDKVECEGKEGIIAGIRSSGYFVIRSLSGERIHDSGRYNKLKLLEKSKTVMFERRKAALSSHD